Part of the Paenibacillus guangzhouensis genome is shown below.
GCTTGGCGGGGCCTCTTGGTACAATCCGTTTTTGCCGTATTTGCTGCTAAGCGATTCGAGGGGAACCAGCTTCGCTTTGGGATCGTTTTTCACCACGTTGTTATTCAACTCTTCGATATCCCAGTTACCAAAATAAATACCCGCTTTGCCTGTCGTCAGTAGTTGACTTGAGCGCTGGAAATTCGTATCTGTAATATATTCCTTATCGATCAATCCTTCGTCGAAGAGCTGCTTCTGGAAAGTTAACGTATCCACATAGCGGTCGAGCGTTCTACCGAATTGCAATTTGCCATCCTCGACGTACCATTGGTTCTCGCTTGTAAAAAAGAAAGCTTGATCAATCGAGTTGGCACTCACGCTTAATGCGATCGGCACGGTGTCTGCTTGACCATTGCCATCCGGGTCCCCATCCTTGAATTTGCGAGCCACATCGATAAATTCTTCCAGCGTTGTCGGCGCCTTCAGTCCGAGCTTATCCAGCCAGTCTTGACGAATCCACATCCCATGATTGGCAAGCGTCTCACGTACGAACGATACTGCATATACTTTCCCGTTAAACTTCAAGTAAGGCTGCAGCTCGGGATGCTTCTCCAGATACGCTTTGTACGTCGTGCTGTACTTGTCGATATAATCGCCAATGGGCTGGATTGCGCCTTGATTCGCCAACTGACTAATGTAATTCCGATCGTATTCCCAGATCAGATCAGGTGCCTCGCCGGCTGCGATTAACGCGTTCAGTTTCGGCTGAGCTTGGTTGCGTGCAACGGGTACCCATTTCACATTCACGGGAGATTTCTCATTAATCCACTTCGTCCAACGATTATTCTCGTACGTTCCTTCTTCTGTAGGTACTTTCCCGCGATCGAACATCGAAATGCTAATTTCCTTCTTAGATTCCGCATTGACCGTGGTAGGTGAGCCAGTCGAACTAACCGGCTGCTCCGATGCGGATTTGTTCGAGGTGCATGCGACCAGCATCGTCACAGACACTGTGATCACCATCAGGCTCGTCATGGCGTGTTTCAGCTTTTTCATCGTTTCATCCCCTTTATCATATTGATCTATATCAAGAGCCTTCGGCCCTGTGATATCTGCCGTCAGCCCTTGACCGACCCAATAAGTACACCTTTGACGAAATGCTTCTGGAGGAACGGATAAATGCACAGGATCGGCGTGACGACGATGACGACTGCTGCCGCCTTCAGTGCCTCTGGCGTCAGAAGAACCTGCTCCAACGCCTCATTCCCTCCCATATTGTTCAGTAGGTTACTGTCCACCAGACTGATCATCTGATACAGCTTAACCATGACGGTCAGCTTCGTCGATTCTGTGATATACAGCATCACGTTGAAGTAACTGTTCCACCATCCAACGGCATAGAACAGGGACAACGCCGCCAAAATCGGCTTACACAGCGGTAAATAGATTTGCAGCAGGATTCGCAAGTCACCAGCACCATCGATGGATGCCGACTCCTCAATTTCCTCCGGAAGTCCTTCCATGAACGTCTTCATCACAAACATGTTATACGTACTGATCAATCCCGGCAGCCAAATGGCCCAATACGAATTCATAAGCCCAAGTGATTTAATCAATATAAAATTAGGAATCAACCCTGCGACAAACAACATGGAAATCGTAATGCATAGGAGTAATCCATTTCGACCCACCAATCTTTTTCTTGAGAGCGGATAAGCCGCCATGATCGTCATGATCACGTTAAACAAGGTACCGACAATCGTAACGATAATGGTATTTCCCATCGCCATGATGAGCTGTCCATCATCGAACAGCCGACGATACGCAACCGTATTGAATTCGATCGGCCACAAAAACACTTCGCCGGACGTAATCGCCCTGCTGCTGCTGAGAGACGCCACGATTTCGTACCAGAACGGGAATAAGGTTAACAACGAAATACCACCTAGGATTGCGTAAGCGCTTACGATTGTGAGTTTATTGAAGATTCTTCTTTCGGTTCGTATCATCGAATCACCACAGCCCCCGTTCCCCGAAAAGTCGGATCAGGCGATTGACGCCGAGAACGAGAATGACGCCAATAACCGATTGGAACAAACCGATGGCCGTCGTGTAACTGTAGCTCATGTTCTGAAGTCCTACCCTGTACACATACGTACTAATGACATCCGCTACATCCAGTACGGAATTATTCTGATGGACAAGCGTCTGTTCCAAGCCGACGTCCATCATTTGTCCCATGCGGAGTATGAGCAAGATGGCAATCGTACCGCGGATGCCAGGCAACGTGATATGCCAGATTTGCCGCAGCTTGGCGGCACCGTCGATCTTGGCTGCTTCATAGAGCTGAGGATCAATTGAAGCCATCGCCGCCAGATATAGAATCGTTCCCCAGCCGGCTTCTCGCCAAATCCCTGCGATCGTATAGGCAATCGGCCACCAGAATGAATCGGCCATGAAATAGATGCTTTCTCCGCCGGTTATTTTCTTGAGCAGCAGATTCACGATCCCCGTACTCGGCGATAATGCGGCAATGACAATGCTGCCTAGCACCGCCCATGACATGAAGTGGGGAATGTAGAGCATATTTTGCACGATCCGCTTATACCAGTTCCGGCGAACTTCATTTAATAGAAGAGCGAGTATGATCGGAACGGGGAATCCGAACACCAGACTGTACAGGTTAAGCATGAGCGTGTTCCTCAGGATCCTCCAAAAATCCGAGCTAGCGAATATCATTTGAAAATGTTTGAATCCGACCCACGAACTGCCGAATACACCGTCCGAGAATCGATAGTCTTTAAAAGCAATGATCTCTCCGACAATCGGAACGTATTTAAAAAGAAAATAAAAACAGAAGACAGGCACAAGCATAAAATATAAATATTTGTCCCGCAG
Proteins encoded:
- a CDS encoding extracellular solute-binding protein, which produces MKKLKHAMTSLMVITVSVTMLVACTSNKSASEQPVSSTGSPTTVNAESKKEISISMFDRGKVPTEEGTYENNRWTKWINEKSPVNVKWVPVARNQAQPKLNALIAAGEAPDLIWEYDRNYISQLANQGAIQPIGDYIDKYSTTYKAYLEKHPELQPYLKFNGKVYAVSFVRETLANHGMWIRQDWLDKLGLKAPTTLEEFIDVARKFKDGDPDGNGQADTVPIALSVSANSIDQAFFFTSENQWYVEDGKLQFGRTLDRYVDTLTFQKQLFDEGLIDKEYITDTNFQRSSQLLTTGKAGIYFGNWDIEELNNNVVKNDPKAKLVPLESLSSKYGKNGLYQEAPPSVFTAFNSKMNEEQIKSAIQFIDWMLQDGWVPLKYGEENVHFNMVDGVRQKIDPEKFKKEVSYAFEYAIMIDNVLQPETFLAMASKDEISQNYAKEKGKSLELVMKNKYRRDIPFNPDFPELTQLIATFNPIAQQIEAKVVTGGSSMTPEQGLNELRKEWKRLGGDNVEKLAQAWYDANKDNLK
- a CDS encoding carbohydrate ABC transporter permease; translation: MLTLFPFWYEIVASLSSSRAITSGEVFLWPIEFNTVAYRRLFDDGQLIMAMGNTIIVTIVGTLFNVIMTIMAAYPLSRKRLVGRNGLLLCITISMLFVAGLIPNFILIKSLGLMNSYWAIWLPGLISTYNMFVMKTFMEGLPEEIEESASIDGAGDLRILLQIYLPLCKPILAALSLFYAVGWWNSYFNVMLYITESTKLTVMVKLYQMISLVDSNLLNNMGGNEALEQVLLTPEALKAAAVVIVVTPILCIYPFLQKHFVKGVLIGSVKG
- a CDS encoding ABC transporter permease; the protein is MKGRLATAESQTGSHAVRNGLSRRPIWRRMLRDKYLYFMLVPVFCFYFLFKYVPIVGEIIAFKDYRFSDGVFGSSWVGFKHFQMIFASSDFWRILRNTLMLNLYSLVFGFPVPIILALLLNEVRRNWYKRIVQNMLYIPHFMSWAVLGSIVIAALSPSTGIVNLLLKKITGGESIYFMADSFWWPIAYTIAGIWREAGWGTILYLAAMASIDPQLYEAAKIDGAAKLRQIWHITLPGIRGTIAILLILRMGQMMDVGLEQTLVHQNNSVLDVADVISTYVYRVGLQNMSYSYTTAIGLFQSVIGVILVLGVNRLIRLFGERGLW